The proteins below are encoded in one region of Rhizobium sp. 9140:
- a CDS encoding glutathione S-transferase family protein: protein MTRMLYGLCGEDRERPFSPHVWKVVMALAHKRLDCRFVPLGFTEIPKVEAGATKMVPYLIDGERSIVDSFAIALHLDAAYPDRPTLFAGEGGQATARFVEAFSQTVLHPAIVRIILMDIHDRLAPEDKAYFRKSREAAFGKTLEEVVAAAPEERAAFTDKLSPLRFMLKKQSFIGGETPLFADYIVFGALQWARITSPRPLLEPGDAVSEWFERCLDLHDGLGRAISPAGVAEAA, encoded by the coding sequence ATGACGAGAATGCTGTACGGCCTGTGTGGCGAAGATCGGGAACGACCGTTTTCACCGCATGTCTGGAAGGTCGTGATGGCGCTTGCCCACAAGAGGCTCGACTGCCGCTTTGTGCCGCTGGGCTTTACCGAGATTCCCAAGGTTGAAGCCGGTGCGACGAAGATGGTGCCGTATCTTATCGATGGCGAGCGGTCCATCGTCGACAGCTTTGCCATCGCCCTGCATCTGGACGCGGCCTATCCGGATCGGCCCACGCTGTTTGCCGGGGAGGGCGGCCAAGCGACGGCCCGCTTCGTGGAAGCCTTCTCCCAGACGGTTCTGCATCCGGCGATCGTCCGCATCATTCTCATGGATATCCACGACCGGCTTGCGCCCGAGGATAAGGCCTATTTCCGCAAGAGCCGCGAGGCGGCCTTTGGAAAGACGCTCGAAGAGGTCGTGGCCGCGGCACCCGAGGAGCGTGCGGCCTTCACGGACAAGCTCTCCCCCCTGCGCTTCATGCTGAAGAAGCAGTCCTTCATCGGCGGCGAGACACCGCTGTTTGCGGATTATATCGTCTTCGGCGCGCTGCAATGGGCTCGCATCACGTCGCCCCGGCCTTTGCTGGAGCCGGGCGATGCGGTGTCCGAATGGTTCGAGCGGTGCCTCGATCTCCACGACGGTCTTGGCCGCGCCATCTCCCCGGCCGGTGTGGCAGAGGCTGCCTGA
- the ndk gene encoding nucleoside-diphosphate kinase, translated as MAIERTFSMIKPDATKRNLTGAITKMIEDAGLRVVASKRVWMSQREAEGFYAVHKERPFFGELVEGMTSGPTIVQVLEGENAILKNREIMGATNPANADEGTIRKTHALSIGENSVHGSDAPETAAEEIAYWFSATEIVG; from the coding sequence ATGGCGATTGAACGCACCTTTTCGATGATCAAGCCGGACGCAACGAAGCGCAACCTGACTGGCGCGATCACCAAGATGATCGAAGACGCCGGCCTGCGCGTCGTCGCCTCCAAGCGCGTCTGGATGAGCCAGCGCGAAGCCGAAGGCTTCTACGCCGTGCACAAGGAACGCCCCTTCTTCGGCGAACTGGTCGAAGGCATGACGTCCGGCCCGACGATCGTTCAGGTTCTGGAAGGCGAGAACGCCATTCTGAAGAACCGCGAAATCATGGGCGCGACCAACCCTGCCAACGCCGACGAAGGCACGATCCGCAAGACGCACGCCCTGTCGATCGGCGAAAATTCCGTTCATGGCTCCGACGCTCCGGAAACCGCTGCCGAAGAAATCGCATACTGGTTCTCGGCCACCGAAATCGTCGGCTGA
- a CDS encoding molybdenum cofactor biosynthesis protein MoaE: MASVTVRVQAEDFDTAAEIEALSVGRTDIGAVVTFSGLCREEKGQLAALELEHYPGMAEAEIRRICEEAVTRFDLQGATAIHRFGRIDPGARIVLVIAASTHRQAAFDGASFIMDYLKTAAPFWKKEHLKDGTARGWVSAKDADDTAQERWGKS; the protein is encoded by the coding sequence ATGGCTTCGGTGACCGTTCGCGTGCAGGCCGAGGATTTCGACACAGCCGCCGAGATCGAGGCGCTTTCGGTAGGGCGGACCGATATCGGCGCGGTGGTGACCTTTTCCGGCCTCTGCCGGGAGGAAAAAGGCCAGCTGGCGGCGCTGGAGCTGGAGCATTACCCCGGCATGGCGGAAGCCGAGATCCGGCGGATCTGCGAAGAGGCCGTTACGCGCTTCGATCTTCAGGGCGCAACCGCCATCCACCGCTTCGGCCGCATCGACCCCGGCGCGCGCATCGTCCTCGTCATCGCGGCCTCCACCCATCGCCAAGCGGCCTTCGACGGCGCATCCTTCATCATGGACTATCTGAAGACCGCAGCGCCCTTCTGGAAGAAGGAGCATCTTAAGGACGGCACCGCCCGCGGCTGGGTCTCGGCCAAGGACGCGGACGATACGGCGCAGGAGCGGTGGGGGAAAAGCTGA
- the moaD gene encoding molybdopterin converting factor subunit 1, producing the protein MREVKLVYFAWVRERIGVGEEIVSLPDTVVTAGDLIVFLKTRGEDYEAALEHENVIRVAIDQEHVDHDEPLGSAREIALFPPMTGG; encoded by the coding sequence ATGAGAGAGGTCAAGCTCGTCTATTTCGCCTGGGTCCGCGAACGCATTGGCGTCGGTGAGGAGATCGTATCTCTTCCCGACACGGTCGTCACCGCCGGCGATCTCATCGTTTTCCTCAAGACCCGCGGCGAGGATTACGAAGCAGCGCTGGAGCATGAGAACGTCATTCGCGTGGCCATCGACCAGGAGCATGTGGATCATGACGAACCGCTCGGCTCGGCCCGCGAGATCGCGCTCTTTCCGCCGATGACGGGTGGCTGA
- the pgsA gene encoding CDP-diacylglycerol--glycerol-3-phosphate 3-phosphatidyltransferase: MRTVPVAYNIPNLLTYARILAVPLIVLCFFIEGKLQSSDFARWTALGLFAVASITDFFDGYLARIWKQTSNIGRMLDPIADKLLVASVLLLVAADGTIAGWSIWAAIIILCREILVSGLREYLAALKVSVPVTRIAKWKTTIQMVAIALLLAGPAGDKVLPYTTEIGIIMLWLAAAITLYTGYDYFRAGLKHLVDE, translated from the coding sequence ATGCGAACCGTGCCCGTCGCCTACAATATTCCCAATCTCCTTACCTACGCGCGCATTCTCGCGGTTCCTCTGATCGTTCTGTGCTTCTTCATCGAGGGCAAGCTGCAAAGCTCGGACTTTGCCCGTTGGACGGCGCTCGGCCTGTTTGCGGTGGCCTCGATCACCGACTTCTTCGACGGCTATCTCGCACGGATCTGGAAGCAGACATCCAATATCGGCCGCATGCTCGACCCGATCGCCGACAAGCTGCTGGTCGCCTCCGTGCTGCTGCTGGTGGCCGCCGATGGCACCATTGCCGGCTGGTCGATCTGGGCCGCGATCATTATTCTTTGCCGCGAAATCCTCGTGTCGGGCCTGCGCGAATATCTGGCAGCGCTGAAGGTCAGCGTGCCGGTAACGCGGATCGCCAAGTGGAAGACGACGATCCAGATGGTAGCCATCGCCCTGCTGCTGGCAGGCCCCGCCGGCGACAAGGTTCTGCCCTATACGACGGAAATCGGCATTATCATGCTATGGCTCGCGGCGGCGATCACGCTCTACACCGGCTACGACTATTTCCGGGCCGGCCTGAAGCATCTGGTGGATGAATGA
- a CDS encoding acyl-CoA thioesterase yields MDETNATHEAGELEMVVLMTPDMANFSGKVHGGALLNLLDRVAFSCASRYSKRYAVTLSVDQVVFRQPILVGELVTFRASVNQTGRTSMEVGIRVEAEDIRSGVRRHTNSCYFTMVAVDDEGRPAVIPAIEPRTEMAVRRQKAADIRRSLRREFEARFHAASEDGGHAAVEKSEG; encoded by the coding sequence ATGGACGAGACGAACGCGACGCATGAAGCGGGAGAGTTGGAGATGGTCGTGCTGATGACGCCCGACATGGCCAATTTTTCCGGCAAGGTCCACGGCGGCGCGCTGCTCAACCTTCTCGACCGCGTGGCCTTTTCCTGTGCCTCGCGCTATTCCAAGCGCTACGCGGTGACCTTGTCGGTCGATCAGGTCGTGTTTCGCCAGCCGATTCTCGTCGGCGAACTTGTGACGTTTCGCGCCTCCGTCAACCAGACCGGCCGGACATCCATGGAGGTGGGTATCCGCGTCGAGGCCGAAGACATCCGCTCCGGCGTTCGTCGTCACACCAATTCCTGTTACTTCACCATGGTTGCCGTGGATGACGAGGGTCGCCCAGCCGTCATTCCCGCCATCGAGCCCAGGACGGAAATGGCCGTCCGCCGGCAGAAAGCGGCCGACATTCGACGGTCCCTCCGCCGCGAGTTCGAGGCCCGTTTCCACGCCGCCAGCGAAGATGGCGGTCACGCCGCCGTTGAGAAGAGCGAAGGCTGA
- the uvrC gene encoding excinuclease ABC subunit UvrC, whose protein sequence is MNGRAPQDGGILYDETVSDDDEDASEMVEASSPAADIDWAETSAVPDGLRGAELIQAFVKLLPNSPGVYRMFNEAGDVLYVGKARSLKKRVSNYAQGRGHSNRIAQMIRQTANMEFVTTRTEIEALLLEANLIKRLRPRYNVLLRDDKSFPYILVTGDSRAPALYKHRGARNRKGQFFGPFASAGAVGRTINSLQRAFLLRTCTDSVFESRTRPCLLHQIKRCAGPCTHEISDDDYAELVTEAKDFLSGKSQAVKATIASAMSEASDNLDFERAALYRDRLAALSHVQSHQGINPSGVEEADVFAIHHEGGVSCIQVFFFRTGQNWGNRAYFPKADPSLAPAEVLAAFLAQFYDDKPCPKQILLCETVAEQDLLGQALSEKSGFKVAILAPQRGEKKDLVDHAMTNAREAHGRKLAETASQGRLLEGFMQTFKLDRVPRRIEIYDNSHIMGTNAVGGMVVAGPEGFVKGQYRKFNIKSTDITPGDDFGMMREVMTRRFSRLLKEEGKPDRSVEPGEDASFPAWPDVILIDGGQGQMTAVRAILKELDIEDCVIAIGVAKGVDREAGRERFFPPVATAGGLTVGRDGFTLPPRDPVLYFIQRMRDEAHRFAIGSHRARRKREMVKNPLDEIAGIGPTRKRALLHHFGTAKAVSRAGMNDLVAVEGISEAVAKLVYDHFHEDGATASRS, encoded by the coding sequence ATGAACGGACGGGCGCCGCAGGATGGCGGCATCTTGTACGACGAAACGGTGAGCGACGACGACGAGGATGCGAGCGAGATGGTCGAAGCTTCCTCGCCGGCGGCCGATATCGACTGGGCAGAAACCTCTGCCGTTCCCGACGGGTTACGCGGTGCCGAGCTGATCCAGGCCTTCGTCAAGCTTTTGCCCAACAGCCCCGGCGTCTACCGCATGTTCAACGAGGCGGGCGATGTGCTCTATGTCGGCAAGGCGCGCAGCCTGAAGAAGCGCGTCAGCAACTATGCGCAGGGGCGCGGCCACTCCAACCGCATCGCCCAGATGATCCGCCAGACGGCGAACATGGAGTTCGTGACGACGCGCACCGAGATCGAGGCGCTGCTGCTCGAAGCCAACCTGATCAAGCGGCTGCGGCCGCGCTACAACGTGCTTCTGCGCGACGACAAGTCGTTCCCCTATATCCTCGTGACCGGCGACAGCCGGGCGCCCGCGCTCTACAAGCATCGCGGCGCGCGCAACCGCAAAGGCCAGTTCTTCGGCCCCTTCGCCTCGGCGGGCGCGGTCGGGCGCACCATCAATTCGCTGCAGCGCGCCTTTCTCTTACGCACCTGCACGGACAGCGTCTTCGAAAGCCGGACGCGTCCCTGTTTGCTGCACCAGATCAAGCGTTGTGCGGGGCCTTGTACGCACGAGATCAGCGACGACGATTATGCGGAGCTGGTCACCGAGGCCAAGGACTTTCTGTCGGGCAAGAGCCAAGCCGTGAAGGCGACGATTGCGTCCGCGATGAGCGAGGCGTCCGACAATCTCGACTTCGAACGTGCAGCCCTCTACCGCGACCGGCTGGCGGCGCTCAGCCACGTGCAGAGCCATCAGGGCATCAACCCCTCGGGCGTGGAGGAGGCGGACGTCTTCGCCATCCACCACGAGGGCGGCGTGTCCTGCATTCAGGTGTTCTTCTTCCGCACCGGCCAGAACTGGGGCAACCGCGCCTATTTCCCCAAGGCCGACCCATCGCTCGCTCCGGCCGAGGTGCTGGCGGCGTTTCTGGCGCAGTTCTACGACGACAAGCCCTGTCCGAAGCAGATCCTGCTGTGCGAGACCGTGGCCGAGCAGGATCTTCTGGGTCAGGCGCTGTCGGAGAAATCCGGGTTCAAGGTGGCGATTCTCGCGCCGCAGCGCGGCGAGAAGAAGGATCTCGTCGATCACGCCATGACCAATGCGCGAGAAGCCCATGGTCGCAAGCTGGCGGAGACCGCTTCGCAGGGCCGCCTGCTGGAGGGCTTCATGCAGACCTTCAAGCTGGACCGCGTGCCGCGGCGCATCGAGATCTACGACAACTCCCACATCATGGGCACCAATGCCGTCGGCGGCATGGTGGTCGCGGGGCCGGAAGGCTTCGTGAAGGGGCAGTATCGCAAGTTCAACATCAAATCGACCGACATCACCCCGGGCGACGACTTCGGCATGATGCGGGAGGTGATGACGCGGCGTTTCTCGCGCCTCCTGAAGGAGGAAGGCAAGCCCGACCGGAGCGTCGAGCCCGGCGAGGACGCCAGCTTCCCTGCCTGGCCAGATGTGATCCTGATCGACGGCGGACAGGGGCAGATGACGGCGGTTCGGGCCATCCTGAAAGAGCTCGATATCGAGGACTGCGTGATCGCGATTGGCGTCGCCAAAGGCGTGGACCGGGAAGCCGGCCGCGAACGATTCTTCCCGCCGGTCGCCACGGCTGGCGGTCTGACGGTCGGGCGGGACGGCTTTACTTTGCCGCCGCGCGATCCTGTCCTCTACTTCATCCAGCGGATGCGGGACGAGGCCCACCGGTTTGCCATCGGCAGTCACCGGGCGCGGCGAAAGCGCGAGATGGTCAAAAACCCGCTCGACGAGATCGCGGGCATCGGTCCGACGCGTAAGCGCGCTTTGCTCCACCATTTCGGCACCGCGAAGGCCGTGTCGCGCGCGGGCATGAACGACCTTGTTGCCGTCGAAGGCATATCGGAAGCCGTGGCGAAGCTCGTTTACGATCACTTCCACGAGGATGGTGCCACCGCGTCCCGGAGCTAA
- a CDS encoding SDR family oxidoreductase: protein MRHLLKTALVTGGAKRIGRAIVEDLARHGFAVAIHANGSLDEAQALCASLQAEGGTAAVVQADLSRAEDLGRLVRDAADAIGPLGLLVNNASIFAKDSLDAFDETVWDRHFALHVKAPSVLAGHFAAQMPADATGLIVNMIDQRVWSPNPRFYSYMLSKSALLTATVTMAQSLAPAIRVNGIGPGPTLPNDRQNDADFRAQVDSLILKVGPGLGDFGRTIRYMFDTPSMTGQMIALDGGQHLAWQTPDQMEIVE from the coding sequence GTGAGACATCTTCTGAAAACGGCATTGGTAACGGGCGGGGCAAAACGGATCGGCCGCGCGATCGTCGAGGATCTGGCGCGTCACGGCTTTGCCGTCGCCATCCATGCCAATGGTTCGCTGGATGAGGCACAAGCGCTCTGTGCCAGCCTTCAGGCGGAAGGCGGCACGGCTGCCGTCGTGCAGGCGGACCTCTCCCGTGCTGAGGATCTCGGCCGGCTGGTGCGCGATGCGGCGGACGCCATCGGCCCGCTCGGCCTGCTCGTCAACAATGCCTCCATCTTTGCCAAGGACAGCCTCGATGCGTTCGATGAAACCGTGTGGGACCGGCACTTTGCCCTGCACGTCAAGGCGCCCTCGGTTCTCGCGGGCCATTTTGCTGCGCAGATGCCGGCGGATGCGACAGGGCTGATCGTCAACATGATCGACCAGCGCGTCTGGTCTCCCAACCCGCGATTTTATTCCTATATGTTATCAAAGTCGGCGCTGCTGACGGCGACGGTGACGATGGCGCAGTCGCTCGCGCCGGCGATCCGTGTGAATGGTATCGGTCCAGGCCCGACCCTGCCGAACGACCGGCAGAACGATGCCGACTTCAGGGCGCAGGTCGATTCGCTCATCCTGAAGGTCGGCCCGGGACTTGGGGATTTCGGGCGCACCATTCGCTATATGTTCGACACGCCGTCGATGACCGGGCAAATGATTGCGCTGGACGGCGGCCAGCATCTGGCGTGGCAGACGCCGGACCAAATGGAGATCGTGGAATGA
- a CDS encoding outer membrane protein, translating into MRTLVTTLMASAFSLVAFSAVNAADAIDEVPAAPAADYTAPAVKNWAGAYVGGTANWGHGKFKGTGDNSAAGFGGGLYGGYNMQEGQIVYGAEADINYGDNDASRTGRSMEQGVNGSLRGRVGYDVNPVLLYGTAGVAASSLKARQLGGSDKNTAIGWTAGAGAEAFVTDNVTARVEYRYTDYGKESFSVPGRNFSSGYDEHSVKVGMGVKF; encoded by the coding sequence ATGCGTACTCTCGTCACCACTCTCATGGCTTCGGCCTTCTCTCTCGTCGCTTTCTCGGCTGTCAACGCAGCTGACGCCATCGACGAAGTTCCCGCAGCACCGGCTGCCGACTACACGGCTCCGGCCGTCAAGAACTGGGCCGGCGCTTATGTCGGTGGTACCGCCAACTGGGGCCATGGCAAGTTCAAGGGCACCGGCGACAACAGCGCAGCTGGCTTCGGCGGCGGTCTGTACGGCGGCTACAACATGCAGGAAGGCCAGATCGTTTACGGTGCTGAAGCCGACATCAACTACGGCGACAACGATGCAAGCCGTACCGGCCGCAGCATGGAACAGGGCGTCAACGGCTCGCTCCGCGGTCGCGTCGGTTACGACGTGAACCCGGTTCTGCTCTACGGCACGGCCGGTGTGGCTGCTTCGAGCCTGAAGGCCCGGCAGCTCGGCGGTTCTGACAAGAACACGGCAATCGGCTGGACGGCCGGTGCCGGTGCCGAAGCCTTCGTCACCGACAACGTCACGGCCCGCGTCGAATACCGTTACACCGACTACGGCAAGGAAAGCTTCAGCGTTCCCGGCCGCAACTTCTCCTCCGGCTATGACGAACACAGCGTCAAGGTTGGTATGGGCGTGAAGTTCTGA
- a CDS encoding DUF1284 domain-containing protein, which yields MTLRLRPHHLLCMLTYIGKGYSPAFVRNYDAIAARISAGEVLDVVDGPDDICRPLLETPNPHCFNDSVIARDRRAAADVAALLGCEIHAGVPLVLDAAQVALLRTHFAAGGIRAACAGCEWSGLCDGIAADGFRAVRVAPADPQELGKQVPSL from the coding sequence ATGACCCTTCGCCTGCGCCCGCATCATCTCCTCTGCATGCTGACCTATATCGGCAAGGGCTACAGCCCGGCCTTCGTTCGCAACTACGATGCCATCGCCGCGCGGATCAGTGCCGGCGAGGTGCTCGACGTTGTGGATGGACCCGACGACATCTGTCGCCCGCTGCTGGAGACCCCGAACCCGCATTGCTTCAACGACAGCGTGATCGCTCGCGACCGTCGAGCCGCAGCGGATGTGGCGGCGCTGCTTGGCTGCGAAATCCATGCCGGCGTGCCGCTCGTCCTCGATGCAGCCCAGGTTGCCCTCCTGCGGACCCACTTTGCCGCCGGCGGCATCCGGGCGGCCTGTGCCGGCTGCGAATGGTCGGGTCTCTGCGACGGTATCGCAGCCGACGGCTTTCGCGCGGTCCGCGTGGCACCGGCCGATCCGCAAGAGCTTGGAAAGCAAGTCCCTTCTCTATAG
- a CDS encoding sensor histidine kinase has translation MLKSLRRSLVVPVVLVVIAATGLAVWGNAYASRRFMAEASLQAGTALRLAVAALSGHLRRYEALPALIADNDDIRRLISSPGDQSLRDSANRTLKEINGLLRSSDIYVMTRDGETIAASNYDRATSFVGENFSYRPYFRQAAEGKRSRFYARGTTSFKRGYFFAAPIDIDGRVAGVIVFKVDIDMIEASWRGGEYEIFVSDPEGVIFMTSNPEWLYASILALTPERLRRTEASRRYAEADLKDLGVVRSRIGDHTLMAIPTRGATRDYLVLSEYVSDADWTVRVLMDMRWVRSQTNVAVAAVFLFLCLAGLSFAVLLQRHARRNERMQMQIEAKAELERRVEERTADLADLNAQLRSTQADLVQAGKLAGLGQMSAALSHEFNQPLAAAKTYAESASLLIERNRIDEAKDNLRRISNLIDRMASISRHLRNFARKPNEKLGPVALDEVLRDTLEIVSARLASADAELVVALGEPAPLVRAGSVRLQQVLVNIISNAADAVEGLEDRRITVTATTAEDRVAITVRDAGPGIPKAIAERIFDPFFTTKGVGRGLGLGLSISYNIVKDFGGRLSVENHPEGGAMFRIELDRMASISEAAE, from the coding sequence ATGCTGAAGAGCCTGCGCCGCAGTCTGGTCGTGCCGGTGGTGCTGGTCGTCATCGCCGCCACAGGCCTTGCCGTCTGGGGCAACGCCTATGCCAGTCGCCGTTTCATGGCCGAGGCCTCGCTGCAGGCAGGAACGGCTCTGCGCCTTGCGGTCGCTGCCTTGTCGGGCCATCTCCGCCGCTATGAGGCCTTGCCGGCGCTGATCGCCGATAACGACGATATCCGCCGGCTCATCTCCAGCCCGGGGGATCAGAGCCTCCGCGACAGCGCCAATCGCACTCTGAAGGAGATCAACGGTCTCCTGCGCTCGTCCGACATCTACGTCATGACCCGCGACGGCGAGACCATCGCCGCCAGCAATTACGACCGGGCGACAAGTTTCGTCGGGGAGAATTTCAGTTACCGCCCCTATTTCCGGCAGGCGGCGGAGGGGAAGCGCTCGCGCTTCTATGCTCGCGGCACCACGTCGTTCAAGCGCGGCTATTTCTTTGCAGCACCCATCGACATCGACGGCAGGGTCGCCGGCGTCATCGTCTTCAAGGTCGATATCGACATGATCGAGGCGTCCTGGCGGGGCGGCGAATACGAGATCTTCGTGTCCGATCCGGAAGGCGTGATCTTCATGACCAGCAATCCGGAATGGCTCTACGCCAGCATCTTGGCCCTGACGCCCGAACGCCTCCGCCGTACCGAAGCCTCGCGGCGCTACGCCGAGGCCGACCTCAAGGACCTCGGCGTCGTCAGATCGCGCATCGGCGACCACACGTTGATGGCGATTCCCACACGCGGCGCCACGCGGGATTATCTCGTCCTCTCCGAATATGTCAGCGATGCCGACTGGACGGTTCGCGTGCTGATGGACATGCGCTGGGTGCGCTCCCAGACCAATGTCGCGGTCGCTGCCGTGTTCCTGTTCCTCTGCCTTGCCGGCCTCAGCTTCGCCGTTCTTCTCCAGCGGCACGCGCGTCGCAACGAGCGCATGCAGATGCAGATCGAGGCGAAGGCCGAACTGGAACGGCGCGTCGAGGAGCGCACGGCCGACCTTGCTGACCTCAACGCCCAGCTGCGTAGCACCCAGGCCGATCTGGTGCAGGCCGGCAAGCTGGCCGGACTCGGGCAGATGTCGGCGGCGCTTTCGCACGAGTTCAATCAGCCGCTCGCGGCCGCCAAGACTTATGCGGAAAGCGCCTCGCTGCTGATCGAGCGGAACCGGATCGACGAGGCGAAGGACAATCTCAGGCGTATTTCCAACCTGATCGACCGGATGGCCTCGATCAGCCGCCACCTGCGCAATTTCGCCCGCAAGCCGAACGAGAAGCTCGGGCCGGTGGCGCTGGACGAGGTGCTGCGCGACACGCTGGAGATCGTCTCGGCCCGGCTCGCCTCTGCGGATGCCGAGCTGGTCGTCGCGCTCGGAGAGCCTGCGCCGCTGGTGCGCGCCGGCTCCGTTCGCCTTCAGCAGGTGCTGGTCAACATCATCTCCAACGCGGCCGATGCGGTGGAGGGTCTTGAAGACAGGCGGATCACGGTGACCGCGACGACGGCGGAAGACCGCGTGGCGATCACAGTCCGCGATGCCGGGCCGGGCATACCCAAGGCGATTGCCGAGCGCATTTTCGATCCGTTCTTCACAACCAAGGGCGTGGGCCGGGGGCTCGGCCTCGGGCTCTCCATTTCCTACAACATCGTCAAGGACTTCGGTGGACGCCTTTCCGTGGAAAATCACCCTGAAGGGGGCGCGATGTTCCGCATCGAACTCGACCGGATGGCCAGCATAAGCGAGGCAGCTGAGTAA
- a CDS encoding sigma-54-dependent transcriptional regulator produces the protein MTSEAATVLLVDDEEELRRSTAQALELQDLTVETFAAGEDVLARVGYGFAGVVVSDIRMRGMDGMTLLQRIREIDHEIPVILVTGHGDVQLAVKAMREGAYDFMEKPFGVQALAGIIRRARDRRGLVLENRRLRAVAGKRDDIEARMPGRTPVMVDLRYRLRAIGATDADTLIIGETGAGKEVAARALHDISARANRPFIAINCAALPETLIESELFGHEAGAFPGAIRARYGKFEHARGGTILLDEIGSMPIELQAKFLRVLQERTITRLGSNETVPLDVRFVATSKVDLEAEVAAGRFRADLFYRLNVVTLHVPSLAQRAADIPLLFLQLVREASARYGREDMDVPPAIVSEVAHRRWPGNVRELRNAADRLVLGLDARGLEPATDDREEESKLAPRVAAFERGLIARTLAAHGGALRPVYETLGISRKTLYEKMQKYGLDKRATFDDGPE, from the coding sequence ATGACGAGCGAAGCGGCAACCGTTCTTCTGGTCGATGACGAAGAGGAGCTGCGCCGCTCCACGGCGCAGGCGCTCGAGCTTCAGGACCTGACCGTCGAGACCTTCGCGGCCGGCGAGGATGTGCTCGCCCGCGTCGGTTACGGCTTTGCCGGCGTCGTCGTCAGCGATATCCGGATGCGCGGCATGGATGGCATGACGCTGTTGCAGCGCATCCGCGAGATCGACCACGAAATCCCCGTCATCCTCGTCACCGGCCATGGCGATGTGCAGCTGGCCGTAAAGGCCATGCGGGAGGGGGCCTATGATTTCATGGAGAAGCCCTTCGGCGTGCAGGCGCTTGCCGGCATCATCCGCCGCGCCCGCGACCGGCGCGGCCTCGTGCTCGAAAACCGCCGCCTGCGCGCGGTTGCCGGCAAGCGCGACGATATCGAGGCGCGCATGCCCGGACGGACGCCCGTCATGGTCGATCTGCGTTACCGCCTGCGCGCCATCGGGGCGACCGACGCGGATACGCTGATCATCGGCGAAACCGGCGCCGGCAAGGAGGTCGCCGCCCGCGCGCTTCACGATATCAGCGCCCGTGCCAACCGCCCCTTCATCGCCATCAACTGCGCTGCCCTGCCCGAAACGCTGATCGAAAGCGAACTCTTTGGCCATGAGGCCGGCGCCTTTCCGGGGGCGATCCGCGCCCGCTACGGCAAGTTCGAGCATGCCCGCGGCGGCACCATCCTGCTGGACGAGATCGGCTCCATGCCGATCGAGCTTCAGGCGAAGTTCCTGCGCGTGCTTCAGGAGCGCACCATCACGCGTCTCGGCTCCAACGAGACGGTGCCGCTCGATGTCCGCTTCGTCGCCACCAGCAAGGTCGATCTGGAAGCGGAGGTGGCAGCCGGTCGCTTCCGGGCCGATCTGTTCTACCGCCTGAACGTGGTCACGCTGCACGTGCCGTCGCTCGCCCAGCGTGCCGCCGATATCCCGCTGCTCTTCCTCCAGCTCGTGCGCGAGGCTTCGGCCCGCTATGGCCGCGAGGATATGGACGTACCGCCCGCCATCGTTTCCGAGGTGGCCCATCGGCGCTGGCCGGGCAATGTCCGCGAGCTGCGCAACGCCGCCGACCGCCTCGTGCTCGGCCTTGATGCCCGCGGCCTGGAGCCAGCGACGGACGATCGCGAGGAGGAGAGCAAGCTCGCGCCCCGCGTCGCCGCCTTCGAACGCGGTCTGATCGCCCGAACGCTCGCCGCGCATGGTGGCGCGCTGCGCCCGGTCTATGAGACCCTCGGAATCTCCCGCAAGACGCTGTACGAAAAGATGCAGAAATACGGCCTCGACAAGCGCGCGACCTTCGATGATGGACCGGAATGA